The Candidatus Zixiibacteriota bacterium genome includes the window AATTGGCCGAGCACCGAGGCCGGGCGCCGGGACAAGGCGCGCCGGCGGCGGCAATCAACTTCTCCAGTCAGTGGGAGTTCGAGTCATGAGGCGATTTCACCGTCACCACGGCGGCGCGACGGCCGCGGAGCGCGAAGCCGAGTTTAACCGGTACCTGCCGGACAACGACAACGTGCGCGGTCTGCCGAATCATCTCAAGCAGTTCGTTGTCGACCAGCAGTACGAGCGCTACACTCCGGTCGATCACGCCGTGTGGCGCTATGTCATGCGCCAGAACTACAATTTCCTGCGTGAGTATGCCCACCTGATCTATTTCGAAGGACTGGAAAAGACCGGTATCGGCGTCGAGTGGATTCCGAGCATTTACGAGATGAACGATATTCTCGCGCGAATCGGCTGGGCGGCGGTGACGGTGGACGGTTTTATCCCGCCGGCGGCGTTTATGGAATTCCAGGCACACAGGGTGCTGGTGATCGCGGCCGATATCCGCCAGATCGATCACATTGAATACACGCCGGCACCGGATATCATTCACGAGGCCGCCGGGCATGCGCCGATCATCGCCGATCAGCAATACGCCGACTACTTGCAGCAATTCGGTGCGGTGGGTGCCAAGGCGATGTCGTCGAAGAAGGATTTCGAGCTATATCAGGCGATCCGGCATCTGTCGATCCTGAAGGAAGCGCACACCTCCGACCCAGAGGAGATCACGCGCGCGGAAGCCGACGTGGTGTATAAGCAGGCCAATTTGGGCAAGCCGTCGGAGATGGCGCTGCTGTCGCGGCTGCACTGGTGGACGGTGGAATACGGGCTGATCGGGACGGTCGAGCGGCCGAAGATCTATGGCGCCGGCCTGTTGTCTTCAATCGGTGAGTCGGCCAATTGCATCAAGCCGACGGTCAAGAAGATCTCTTACACAATCGATGCCGCCGATTACGCTTTCGACATTACGACGCAGCAGCCGCAACTGTTCGTGACGCCGAGCTTCGAGCATCTCAGCCAGGTGCTCGAGGATTTCTCGAGCAAGATGGCATACCGCGTCGGCGGGTTGGAGAGCGTACAAAAGGCGATCGAGTGCGAGAATGTGTGCACGTGCGAGTACTCCTCGGGCCTGCAGGTATCGGGTGTATTCAGTGACGTCTTGACCGATGCGCGGGGACGGCTGGCGTATATCAAGACCAGCTCACCGAGTGATCTATGTTTCGGCGAACGCGAACTCCCGGGGCATGACAAGCATTATCACAAGGACGGCTTCGGTTCGCCGGTCGGAAAGTTGCGGCACCATCCGACACCGCTGGAGCATTGCAGCGACAGCGAGCTTGCGCATCTGGGGATTGCACCGGGGAAGACAACGGAGCTGGTGTTTGAGAGCGGCGTGACAGTCGCGGGTACGGTGGATACGGTTCTGCGGCGCGAGGGTACGGTGATCCTGATCACGTTTGTCGATTGCCGGGTGAGTTTTGACGGCGCGACGCTGTTTGAGCCGGCGTGGGGGAAATACGATATGGCGGTAGGTGCGGCGATTCGCTCGGTATTTGCAGGCGCGGCGGACAAGGACGCTTACGATCAGATTGCGTTGGTGCCGCACGAGCGGACGATCAAGGTGACTTACGATGCGCAA containing:
- a CDS encoding aromatic amino acid hydroxylase; protein product: MRRFHRHHGGATAAEREAEFNRYLPDNDNVRGLPNHLKQFVVDQQYERYTPVDHAVWRYVMRQNYNFLREYAHLIYFEGLEKTGIGVEWIPSIYEMNDILARIGWAAVTVDGFIPPAAFMEFQAHRVLVIAADIRQIDHIEYTPAPDIIHEAAGHAPIIADQQYADYLQQFGAVGAKAMSSKKDFELYQAIRHLSILKEAHTSDPEEITRAEADVVYKQANLGKPSEMALLSRLHWWTVEYGLIGTVERPKIYGAGLLSSIGESANCIKPTVKKISYTIDAADYAFDITTQQPQLFVTPSFEHLSQVLEDFSSKMAYRVGGLESVQKAIECENVCTCEYSSGLQVSGVFSDVLTDARGRLAYIKTSSPSDLCFGERELPGHDKHYHKDGFGSPVGKLRHHPTPLEHCSDSELAHLGIAPGKTTELVFESGVTVAGTVDTVLRREGTVILITFVDCRVSFDGATLFEPAWGKYDMAVGAAIRSVFAGAADKDAYDQIALVPHERTIKVTYDAQRLKLHELYQQVRNCREQRANFELLPSIWQTLQRE